One segment of Thunnus thynnus chromosome 19, fThuThy2.1, whole genome shotgun sequence DNA contains the following:
- the ccng2 gene encoding cyclin-G2 — protein MDAFKLMKELKVNYEQEVYYLPREAGLSLIETTTQDDSRISAKCRDAKVEDLWSLTSFFGYSTQTFVLAVNLLDRFLAMIRIQQKHLSCVSLSCLHLAAKVTEEECNVTPTDELIRIGQCRFTVSDLSRMENIVTEKLHFKSKAITALTFLHLYHQIILSEYTEGKETLSLEKLEAQLKACLCRISFSKAKSSVLALSLLRQEIEAVQSEDMLEIAFHIQRHLKIADGDLLLWSERVAQCLSDYASPECSKPNHRRLQWIVSRRTAQNLHSSYRSVPELPTIPEGCWDESESEDSCEDVMSSGEESLSSSLGSDAGGRYFPLHLCRQKHRQHLDA, from the exons ATGGACGCCTTCAAGCTGATGAAGGAGCTGAAGGTGAATTATGAGCAGGAGGTTTATTATCTGCCTAGAGAAGCCGGGTTAAGCCTCATCGAAACCACGACACAG GACGACAGTCGGATCTCGGCCAAGTGCAGAGATGCCAAAGTGGAGGACCTGTGGAGTCTGACCAGCTTCTTCGGTTACAGCACGCAGACATTCGTCCTGGCTGTTAACCTGCTGGACAGATTCCTGGCCATGATCAGG ATCCAGCAGAAGCACCTGTCCTGCGTCAGCCTCAGCTGCCTCCACCTGGCCGCCAAAGTGACGGAGGAGGAGTGCAACGTCACACCCACCGACGAGCTCATCCGCATCGGACAGTGCAGGTTCACCGTGTCCGACCTCAGCCGCATGGAGAACATCGTCACCGAGAAGCTCCACTTCAAGTCCAAAGCCATCACTGCCTTAACCTTTCTCCACTTGTACCACCAGATCATACTTTCAGAATACACAGAAGG GAAGGAGACTCTGAGCCTGGAGAAGCTGGAGGCTCAGCTCAAAGCCTGCCTGTGCAGAATCTCTTTCTCTAAAGCTAAG TCATCCGTCCTGGCGTTGTCTCTCCTGAGGCAGGAGATCGAAGCCGTTCAGTCGGAGGACATGTTGGAAATAGCCTTTCACATTCAGAGACACCTGAAG ATTGCAGATGGCGATCTGCTGCTCTGGAGCGAGCGCGTCGCTCAGTGTCTGTCGGACTACGCCTCCCCTGAATGCAGTAAACCCAACCACAGGAGGCTGCAGTGGATTGTGTCACGGCGGACCGCCCAGAACCTGCACAGCAGCTACCGCAGCGTCCCCGAGCTGCCCACCATCCCAGAGGGCTGCTGGGATGAGAGTGAGAG TGAGGATTCGTGCGAGGACGTGATGAGTTCAGGCGAGGAATCTCTCAGCAGCTCTCTGGGCAGTGACGCCGGAGGACGCTACTTCCCTCTGCACCTCTGCCGCCAAAAACACCGCCAACACCTCGACGCCTGA